The Ralstonia sp. RRA DNA segment TCGGTGAGGTGCACCTGTTGTGCGCACACTTCGGCCTGTTTGCGCGCAGCCGGCAGCGGCAGGCTGAAGCACTGATCGACCGCGTGCGCGCCGTGGTGCCAAAAGACGCGCCGCTCGTGGTGGCCGGTGATTTCAACGACTGGAACAACCGCCTCGACCGCATCATCTGTCAGTCGTTGGGCGCCACGGAAGTCGCCGACAAGGCGGCCGATGCGCGCCCCGTGCGCACCTTCCCGAGCCATCTGCCGTGGCTGCGGCTCGATCGCATCTACGTGCGTGGGTTCGATATTGAACGCGCACATGCGCTGACGGGGCGTGAGTGGGCGCAGCGCTCCGACCACGTGCCCCTACTGGCGGAACTGGCGCGCCCATGAGGGTCGTGCGCGATGCGGGTCCGCTGCGTTCTGAGTGGCGGCGGGGCAAGCCCCTGCCGGGCAACGACGTCGACCTGCTGTGCGGCGGAGAAGAATTCTTCCCCGCGCTGATCGCCGCCATTGATGGTGCGCAACATCGCGTCGCGCTCGAAACCTACATCTACACCAACGATGACGTCGCACGCCGCGTG contains these protein-coding regions:
- a CDS encoding endonuclease/exonuclease/phosphatase family protein, which encodes MLRLRVATYNIHKGVTGIARRVRVHDVRQGLHTMDADIVFLQEVQDRNDRLVASELFAPSYTQLRYLATDVYPHTVYGRNAVYDHGHHGNAILSRFPILLSENLDISDHRFEQRGLLHAVTDLGFGEVHLLCAHFGLFARSRQRQAEALIDRVRAVVPKDAPLVVAGDFNDWNNRLDRIICQSLGATEVADKAADARPVRTFPSHLPWLRLDRIYVRGFDIERAHALTGREWAQRSDHVPLLAELARP